The window AAGCCTCAATGCTCTAAACagtagcagtatttagatctgccgcAATCCGGATCAATTGATTAGACGCCACAACATTTCCTGCCAAGCCTTTCACTGTACTGCAAGATATCTGTGCAGGTAATGCTGTGCAAACAGGCACTGTATTCCATTGGCAGCCCCCACAGTACAAGtccacaaaaacacacatgctCATAATACCACAGTCTGAAAATGCAAGCTGCCCATTACCAAGCAGAATGAAAAGGATAACCGGGACATAACGCTGGCTGATAAACACAAAATCTGTTTGAAACGAGGTTTGTGCTAGAATGATAAATAAAAGCAGCAGGAGACTGGAGTATGAATTAAATGCCAGTATTGATTCTGCGTGGGCTGATTCTTCTCGGAATCACACCAACCAGAGTGAGTACAGTCTGTGCTGGAATTTGAATACATAACAGTTATTCTTTAAATTCAGCAAGAAATATCAGACCATTTTAACTCCTGAGTTAAGAATGTGTTTATGAATGAAATAAAGTTGGATTATATCCTTTTCACTGTATAAGTCATTTACATTTTATCCACAGCTTGATTACTACCACGAACACCCAGAACTTCAAAAACGGTCAATCGGAACTCAAAAGGTCAAACTTCTAAGCACaatgaataaaacaatgactGTATCAAAACATACCGAGTAGAAAGATACAGTTTGGCTTTCTATCACAAACCTACCACATAAGCCAGCACAACGAACAATCCCAGGTCTCTGTTGCTCAGGTGGGCTGTTGACAGTTTCTAACCCACAGCTTTCATGagcgctacatttaaaaaatagaagcaGCTGTGATCTCATCAGTCAGCCTCACCTCTGAACTGTGCTCCTCCTGCGCCCCGGCGTTCTGCTCCTTCTCCTCTCTGTGCTGGTGTTTCTTATTCTTGCACTTTCCCTTCTTACAGTCCCCACTGCAAGCTTGCTTCTCTCCCTTCACAAGAGCCTGCAGGCGGCTCAGGAACATGGATTTCCACGCCCTGAAGTCTCCCTCCACGCTGCCGCTCTTGCTCTTCACCACATTGCAGTCTCCCTGCCCACGGGTCATGATCCGGCTGCCACTCAGCATCCACAGCCACTTGTCCACATTCTTACCCACCTTCCAAACATCAATCAGAAACATTGTTAGCCTTGCAAACCCTGACAAGCTCCCCAGTAAAAGGGTGGCTGAACTGGCGAATCGTTGCTGTCACTCATCCAGCATGGCAAGAGTAAAGACTAACACGGGTGCTGGAAGAGGAGGAATTCAGCATTTGCTGTTTGGATAAGACTAATTGGGTGTTGCGTATATCTCAATGAGGTTGTCATtggcgggggaaaaaaaaaatcaatcatgcAGTACTTGTTAATTAAACTCACTAATTAGAAATGCTAATTTTACAGGGCGCACTATGATTCTTTCTAACAAGTACGCCAGTATCCCAATTTAGAAACACCAGGATCATTAAAAATTGCAATAACCTACATCCACAGAATCCGAATGTACATATGTAAGAGTGACAGATGGATTGCCGGTCATATCGACGTCAAATATCATTGTAACGTTatattattgtacatttttaccTACTTAAGAAGTTCAGAGGGCCAGCAAGCCCACGGGTGTTTGCAATAGTGAAATACGGGGCTACGCAATACGGCAGTACTTACAGTGTTGTAGTGGCCGACGTAAACAGAGTTTCCCAATCCAAACACTGCGTATCTCACACCTTTTAGGTATGATTTGCCATATCGGAAATCATTCGATGCTTCCTGCAGCCACTTACAGAACCACTCTGCATTCTCTGTGGGCTGTCCGTCTGTGTAAGTAGCCAGGATGAACACACAAACAGCTTTGCTTGTAGTCtagagggggggaaaaaaacaatactttttaaacaattaagcCTAGTGGAAAAGCCCTAGTTAAGAGTGCAGAGGTACAAGTTGTAGACCCAGCTTTGCAAACACAATAGGAATGGTTAATGACTGTTAGTCAATGACGAGAAAAAGGGTGGGCAGTCTGGATCATTAGTGTGATAAATTAAATATAGTCACTGAAGTGCAAAGAAACAGCATAACTAAAAATAGCGATAATGACAATGATGTGTGCAAAATAAACGCACAGCTCCAGCACCTTGCAAATTAATTACGGAGCCCCACAGCGGAACACTGTCAGCCTGCACACAGCCCTATTATTTCTGAAATAATTACAGCGCTCAACACATTAGATGTCATTTGTGAAGCTCACTGGGATTGATCCGAAAGCCGGCGCAGATCGATGAAGTTCACGTCCCTCAACTTGAATCTGGATCAGTCAGGAACCTCAGATCCATGCTGCTTAGCAAATCGTAAGTCCATAACATTCAGTGCAACAAATCTTGCTAAATTGTTAGTTTACCCCTCTGCGCACTCTCAGCATGCTTCCCTAGGATTGGATATTGATGAAAAGTAATCAATTTGTCACACTTCACAGACCCAAGCAGTATGCTACATacatatgatgtgtgtgtgtgtgtgtgtgtgtgtgtgtgtgtgtatatatatatatatatatatatatatatatatatatatatatatatatatataatttcaacagAACGTTCACCCCAAGAGGTTCTGAGATGCCCTGTTTAACAGAGTTGCaaactcctattgcaaagcagtatcaaccattccagattttacgatgagctggattagccacagtgtataggtaacaagcgcaCAGGTGTGCCTgactaaactcacagtaaaaccaacaccatgtacagtgctgcttgctattgccagcaaaacaaagtgAATCTTTAACAGCAAAGGAATTGCCAGCAATCAATATCAATGCCAGCAGCATTCAAAGTACAAGCCTAAAGAAATGAAAAGCACCCACCTCATCTGGCAGACTGTCATCCGGATCATAACCCTTCAGGTCATGGACTTCAGCAGGCAGGCCCAGAGTCTCCACGTCCTTGGCAAGATCTTGTGCAAACCCCTGGTGCACATGTAAAGTATACTGTTATAGTCAGCAGATTCTGAGCTTCAGCAGTCTCACTGACTCTTTAAACCACTGCAGTCCCAAACAATGAACTGCTTTTCAAGAACCTTCCAGGTGAAATGTTTTCATCACAAACTCTAGCAgctgtaaatagctttgagaaaataatactcctattgcacagcagtttcatccactccaggttttaagaCATGCTTTAGCCACAGcttataggtaacaagctcaggtgaagcttattaaactcacagtaaaaccaggaatggatcaaactgtatGCAGTGGGAGTTATTGTCATCTGTGGAGCCTTAAGGGCTGGACTGTATTGCTTCTAGGCAAGATTAATAATCTTCTGCAGTACGACCTTTAAACCACAATAACACCTATGTAAATGCACTACAGTTCTTGCTATAAAGTTCTAGTAATAACTAAAAATTGTACGATGAATCAGTAGGTTACTTtaaaagataaaatgtatttctgaagTACGGTTTTGTAGATTAATTGTGATTGCAAACATAATGCCAACCTTTAAGGATGATGTTTTATTGGTTCGATGTAAGAGATTAACCTGACAGTCTCACCGGACTGCTGCTTCACACAGAATTCTGGCTCCTGGGCTTATGGTATTACTGTAGTAATAAAATGCCTTGTACCTTCGCTGTTCCAGTTTGAGACCCAAAGAATATCTTCACCCCTGAAACATGAATCTCCTGCTCTTTCTGGACCGAATGGACATTTTCCTTCATGTGACTGCTGGATGAAGTTCCAGAGCCCATTGTACTGATCTCTGTCTTctgatgaacacaaagaacagaAACATGCAGTCATCATTGTCACTGTTGAACAGTGGAACAGTTAGATGTACTTCAAATGGTTTTATACAGTAAGTAGAGCACAATAAAACAGCTCTCCAGCCCTTTTCTGAAAGAGCCACATCAAGGGCCAGGGAGGACTTAAACAGCCTCGCCTTAGATAGGATTGTACAATGTTGACAATGAGTAAAATTTGTGTTGAACGTAGATGGTCTTTGAtggattgatatatatatatatatatatatatatattatatatatatatatatatatatatatatatatagagcttcTAAATGAATTGTGTCATGGCTCAATTGCCCTCAGTGGGACGAGGTTGCAATAAAGTATGCTTAAGACATTCCAATCACTTTGTTAATCTTAGTGAATTGATTACGACATCTGCACACATATTTGTAACTGCTTACCTTAGTCAGACTCATCCGAAGAAGCATCCAAATAGCAACGCACACACCTCCCACAGAGTAAATGCAGACTCTGTTTTGCCATAGCGATATGAAACACGTGTAATAAGGAGAACTCCAAAAAtcttcttctgctgctgctgcatctgcAACGCAAATAGCAACGTGTTGTGCCTTCTGATGTGCAAACACTGAACAATGCAGAGaatgaaacatactgtacaaaacaacCCTATAATACATCACTGCAGCTTTGCACACAGACTGATGCACTTATATGAAGGGTGTGCATTGAGCAACCAGCATGCAGTGCCACGGTGAACCGTTTTCGATTGTTAGTtgttataaataacatatatttgCAATGTCTACAAAGCCAGCAGTGTTTTGAGGTTCAGTTTGACCGGGCCAATACGTACCCCCTCCCTGCACTGCAAACACCTGTAATGCTAGTTGCAACAGGATCAAAGCCGCCCAATACAACATGATTGTGTGATGCAGTACTGTCAATTGTTATGTATTTTTCCAATAGTTGCCAGCCCTTGCAAACAGTACAACAGTGATTAAAattttaaagaataataataataattccagcgAGCATTAATAGCAGGCGGCCATATTGCTATAAACTGCATTGTGGGTggaaaaactttatttaaacacaaGGAGGAAGGGGGCTTTATAAAAATGTGGTGCGGTGTTTCATACGGCTGTTTTCGTATAATTACTTAACATTTTTTCTCCTGTTTTGTCCTAGCCAAAGACAGCGTGCTTTCCTTTTAGCAGCGAagaaataactgtttttaataaaaatgttaaactggGAACTGTTATTTCCCCACGCTTGTTTACTCCGGAATCGTTTTGCAGCGAGACTAAGCAAAGCAACGCCGTGCAAGATCTCTGTGACACGCAGGGGTGAAATAGTCGTGAGCGGAACAACGCAGTTGctaataaaacatttcttcccTCAGCCAACTGAAACATGTCGATTTTCACACCAACTAACCAGATTCGGCTCACAAATGTGGCTGTCGTGAGAATGAAAAAAGGAGGAAAGAGATTCGAGATCGCGTGCTATAAAAATAAAGTGATGAACTGGAGGGCTGGGGTGtaagtttttaaatgtgttatcatTCAGATGTAATATTTAGACCCGTGCATTCCAATATAAACAGGAGACATGTGTTTTGGTGGGTCACCACTTATAATTAACGCTGGCTGTTTAACAGATGTTATATGTTAAAGATATTGTCCATTTAAGATTTTAACCTGCCTTACAGTACAGAACAGTACCGTTTCAGTGGCAaagcaaaataattttataaGGTCACTATTGTGTTGTTACGTTGGTACTAAAGACAAGCCCAATGTCTTTAACTTGCGATACGTCATCATTAGAGGGCAATTGGCTAGTGACGACGTTACTATTCCAATACACGTCATCGTTAGGGGGGCAATTGGCTAGTGACGACGTTACTATTCCAATACACGTCATCGTTAGGGGGGCAATTGGCTAGTGACGACGTTACTATTCCAATAGTACtatggtatattattattattttcagtgagAAGGACCTCGATGAAGTCCTGCAAACCCATTCAGTTTTTGTAAATGTCTCAAAAGGACAAGTGGCAAAAAAGGAAGACTTTGTCAAAGCATTTGGTACAGATGACCAGACAGAAATATGTAAGCAAGTGAGTAAGGTCTACTAATCCTTTGAGATCActaatgtgtacatttattttttgggaaGTAGTAGTTTTGCctagcatattttatatatatatatatatatatatatattaaatatat is drawn from Polyodon spathula isolate WHYD16114869_AA unplaced genomic scaffold, ASM1765450v1 scaffolds_753, whole genome shotgun sequence and contains these coding sequences:
- the tyw1 gene encoding S-adenosyl-L-methionine-dependent tRNA 4-demethylwyosine synthase TYW1, giving the protein MLYWAALILLQLALQVFAVQGGDAAAAEEDFWSSPYYTCFISLWQNRVCIYSVGGVCVAIWMLLRMSLTKKTEISTMGSGTSSSSHMKENVHSVQKEQEIHVSGVKIFFGSQTGTAKGFAQDLAKDVETLGLPAEVHDLKGYDPDDSLPDETTSKAVCVFILATYTDGQPTENAEWFCKWLQEASNDFRYGKSYLKGVRYAVFGLGNSVYVGHYNTVGKNVDKWLWMLSGSRIMTRGQGDCNVVKSKSGSVEGDFRAWKSMFLSRLQALVKGEKQACSGDCKKGKCKNKKHQHREEKEQNAGAQEEHSSEEIFETSSEEDSSHEEEASRGSVIDVEDLGNVMNHMKKIKKKNETEVKLSKQGPVKSEDAEAREMITPALRDALTKQGYRLIGSHSGVKLCRWTKSMLRGRGGCYKHTFYGIESHRCMETTPSLACANKCVFCWRHHTNPVGTEWRWKMDQPEKILQEAIENHQNMIKQFR
- the LOC121308577 gene encoding ribosome maturation protein SBDS-like produces the protein MSIFTPTNQIRLTNVAVVRMKKGGKRFEIACYKNKVMNWRAGVEKDLDEVLQTHSVFVNVSKGQVAKKEDFVKAFGTDDQTEICKQILAKGELQVSDKERHTQLEQMFRDIATIVAEKCVNPETRRPYTVNLIERAMKDIHYSVKANQSTKQQVRRGVSLRKSMADPHV